In a single window of the Hymenobacter sp. YIM 151858-1 genome:
- a CDS encoding plasmid mobilization protein, translated as MLRFRVSEHERRVIESKASRAGLKLSDFLRDCALDKPVREAVPLEVVRGVIGVANALNQLARLAREGRLGRVGEQELLERLEELKTLLR; from the coding sequence GTGCTGCGCTTTCGCGTCAGCGAGCACGAGCGCCGGGTTATTGAAAGCAAGGCCAGCCGGGCGGGGCTTAAGCTCTCGGATTTTCTGCGCGACTGCGCCCTCGATAAGCCCGTGCGCGAGGCCGTGCCGCTGGAGGTGGTGCGCGGCGTGATCGGGGTGGCCAACGCCCTTAATCAACTGGCGCGGCTGGCCCGCGAAGGAAGGCTGGGCAGGGTCGGGGAGCAGGAGCTGCTCGAGCGGCTCGAAGAGCTGAAGACGCTGCTGCGATGA
- the mobC gene encoding conjugal transfer protein MobC, with the protein MEDEKALRRLMDFMRLISVALLLLHLYYYCYAFFAGQGLRAGWLEELLTRLSTKTALFAAPAVSLGGALLFLLLSCLGTRGAPLDKPDWRATLGYGGVGGLLLAGAGALRELVSSPGVQTAVYALALGGGYLLLLRAALRVSRLLQLPGGLLGDLFNEQNESFPQQEQLVENEYSVNLRTQYTYRGKQRRGVINVVNPFRGTMVLGTPGSGKTYAVISEFIRQHLQKGFALYVYDFKFDDLTRQCYNELRRNAHRYAVQPRFYVINFDDPRKSHRCNPLLAEQMTDIVDAYEAAATIMLNLNKTWIQKQGDFFVESPINFVTAIIWFLKLYENGRYCTFPHVIELLSQSYEELFPILGAYSEIENYVRPFASALERDALEQLEGQIASARIPLSRLASPQLYWVMSGNDFTLDLNDPRAPKVLCVGNNPERQGIYGAALGLYNARLVKLINRKHRLKTALVIDELPTIYFKGLDTLLATARSNKVATCLGFQDFAQLERDYGKAEATVIRSTVGNVIAGQVVGESAEALSKRFGRILQRREGVSVNSREASRSTSTQLDSMLPAARIAGLTQGCFVGAVADNVGEEISQKVFHARIVVDEQARAREAREDEDLPHITNFTDPHSGRDRTEELVRANYERIKAEVREICRRELERIAADPTLQHLVKARKQRT; encoded by the coding sequence ATGGAAGACGAAAAAGCGCTGCGGCGGCTGATGGACTTCATGCGGCTGATCAGCGTTGCCCTGCTGCTGCTGCACCTGTACTACTACTGCTACGCCTTTTTCGCCGGGCAGGGGCTGCGGGCCGGCTGGCTGGAGGAGCTGCTCACCCGGCTGAGCACCAAGACGGCGCTGTTCGCCGCGCCCGCCGTCAGCCTGGGCGGGGCGCTGCTGTTCCTGCTGCTTTCCTGCCTGGGCACCCGGGGCGCGCCGCTGGACAAGCCCGACTGGCGCGCGACGCTGGGCTACGGCGGGGTAGGGGGGCTGCTGCTGGCCGGGGCCGGAGCGCTGCGGGAGCTGGTGAGCAGCCCGGGCGTGCAAACGGCGGTGTATGCCCTGGCGCTGGGCGGGGGCTACCTGCTGCTGCTGCGGGCGGCCCTGCGGGTCAGCCGGCTGCTGCAGCTGCCCGGCGGGCTGTTGGGGGACTTGTTCAACGAGCAGAACGAGAGCTTTCCGCAGCAGGAGCAGCTCGTGGAGAACGAGTACTCGGTGAACCTGCGCACGCAGTACACCTACCGGGGCAAACAGCGGCGGGGGGTGATCAACGTGGTGAACCCTTTCCGCGGCACCATGGTGCTGGGCACGCCCGGCTCGGGGAAGACGTACGCGGTGATCAGCGAGTTTATCCGCCAGCACCTGCAGAAGGGCTTCGCGCTGTACGTGTACGACTTTAAGTTCGACGACCTGACCCGGCAGTGCTACAACGAGCTGCGCCGCAACGCGCATCGCTACGCGGTGCAGCCCCGCTTCTACGTGATCAACTTCGATGATCCGCGCAAAAGCCACCGCTGCAACCCCCTGCTGGCCGAGCAGATGACCGACATCGTGGACGCCTACGAGGCGGCGGCCACCATCATGCTCAACCTCAACAAAACGTGGATTCAGAAGCAGGGCGATTTCTTCGTCGAGTCGCCCATTAACTTCGTGACGGCCATCATCTGGTTTTTAAAGCTTTACGAGAACGGGCGGTACTGCACCTTCCCGCACGTGATTGAGCTGCTGAGCCAAAGCTACGAGGAGCTGTTTCCCATCCTGGGGGCCTACTCCGAGATTGAAAACTACGTGCGCCCGTTTGCCTCGGCCCTGGAGCGCGACGCGCTGGAGCAGCTGGAGGGGCAGATCGCCTCGGCGCGCATTCCGCTTTCGCGCCTGGCCTCCCCGCAGCTGTACTGGGTGATGTCGGGCAACGACTTTACCCTGGACCTGAACGACCCGCGCGCGCCCAAGGTGTTGTGCGTGGGCAACAACCCCGAGCGGCAGGGCATCTACGGCGCGGCCCTGGGCCTCTACAACGCCCGGCTGGTGAAGCTCATCAACCGCAAGCACCGGCTGAAAACCGCCCTGGTGATCGACGAGCTGCCCACCATTTACTTCAAGGGCCTGGACACGCTGCTGGCCACGGCGCGCAGCAACAAGGTGGCCACCTGCCTGGGCTTTCAGGATTTCGCCCAGCTCGAGCGCGACTACGGCAAAGCGGAGGCCACGGTGATTCGCAGCACGGTGGGCAACGTGATCGCGGGCCAGGTGGTGGGGGAAAGCGCGGAGGCGCTGAGCAAGCGCTTTGGGCGCATCCTGCAGCGGCGGGAGGGGGTAAGCGTCAACAGCCGGGAAGCCAGCCGCAGCACATCCACCCAGCTGGACAGCATGCTGCCCGCCGCGCGCATCGCCGGGCTGACCCAGGGCTGCTTCGTGGGGGCGGTGGCCGACAACGTGGGGGAGGAGATCAGCCAGAAGGTGTTTCACGCCCGCATCGTGGTGGACGAGCAAGCCCGGGCCCGCGAAGCGCGCGAGGACGAAGACCTGCCCCACATCACCAACTTCACGGATCCGCACTCGGGCCGGGACCGGACCGAGGAGCTGGTGCGCGCCAACTACGAGCGCATCAAGGCGGAAGTGCGGGAGATTTGCCGGCGGGAATTGGAGCGCATCGCCGCCGACCCTACTTTGCAGCACTTAGTGAAGGCACGTAAACAGAGAACATGA
- a CDS encoding ParA family protein, with protein MAQTKYIAISSQKGGVGKTTVTIIAASAFHHLGGVRTAVVDCDFPQQSIVDFRDKELSALERELQHLQQEPEANGKRIQEIEAALADAYPVIGCMVKDAAAQLAALDGQVDLVFVDTPGTMNAEGIVDLWARLDYIFIPVEPDKISVSSTISYIDTIQEIMQEHPGSRLKGIYPFWNKYIKSEKRTMYDRTEQYFADNDIRLLDARLEHSVNYRKDEMRSTMFPLKKQFLDLGVRSLIEQMSNVIFADAVPAGAEADAQ; from the coding sequence ATGGCCCAGACCAAGTACATCGCCATCTCTTCGCAGAAGGGTGGGGTGGGTAAGACCACCGTCACCATCATCGCCGCTTCGGCTTTTCACCACCTGGGCGGGGTTCGCACCGCGGTGGTCGACTGCGACTTTCCCCAGCAGTCCATCGTGGACTTCCGCGACAAGGAGCTCAGCGCCCTCGAGCGCGAGCTCCAGCACCTGCAGCAGGAGCCGGAAGCCAACGGCAAGCGCATCCAGGAAATCGAGGCGGCCCTCGCCGACGCCTACCCGGTAATTGGCTGCATGGTCAAGGACGCGGCCGCGCAGCTCGCGGCACTCGACGGCCAGGTGGACCTGGTGTTCGTGGACACGCCCGGCACCATGAACGCCGAGGGCATCGTGGACCTGTGGGCCCGCCTGGACTACATCTTCATTCCGGTGGAGCCGGACAAGATCAGCGTCTCGTCGACCATCAGCTACATCGACACCATCCAGGAAATCATGCAGGAGCACCCCGGCAGCCGCCTCAAGGGCATTTACCCCTTCTGGAACAAGTACATCAAGAGCGAGAAGCGCACCATGTACGACCGCACCGAGCAGTACTTCGCCGACAACGACATCCGCCTGCTCGACGCGCGCCTGGAGCACAGCGTGAACTACCGCAAAGACGAAATGCGCTCAACCATGTTCCCGCTCAAAAAGCAGTTTCTGGATCTGGGCGTGCGCAGCCTGATCGAGCAGATGAGCAACGTCATCTTCGCCGACGCCGTGCCCGCCGGCGCCGAAGCCGACGCCCAGTAA
- a CDS encoding relaxase/mobilization nuclease domain-containing protein, with protein MIAKTTIGADFRGAIAYGAGVREEEQKKKSRLLGAHNLLSRDAAGIAREMQLAAQRSGRCQLPVWHTSLSWPPEENVTPQQMLQAAALYCQKMGADLARHQVVVYQHLDRPHPHVHVYINRVPLDGGPVLRTSHNYARNVRVTAEIRAELGMQSLPRQRQGKKLALDQGPRPVVQVRAALAAALGEGGVRSVAELGAFLRARGVAVTFKRDAGGLLVGASFRLGDVALTGTQVGCKARTLRELLEPETRRAEARRVGEGLAAERVSGSAGPAPERAAPMRAGQDTERGALGALLEALEGGSAWEVENQMPDRRKRKRRRPLR; from the coding sequence ATGATTGCCAAGACGACCATCGGCGCGGACTTTCGCGGGGCCATTGCTTACGGGGCCGGGGTGCGCGAGGAGGAGCAAAAAAAGAAGTCCCGGCTGCTGGGTGCGCACAACCTGCTGAGCCGGGACGCGGCCGGCATTGCCCGGGAAATGCAGCTTGCGGCGCAGCGCAGCGGGCGCTGCCAGCTGCCGGTGTGGCACACCTCGTTGTCGTGGCCGCCGGAGGAAAACGTGACGCCCCAGCAGATGCTGCAGGCCGCCGCGCTGTACTGCCAAAAGATGGGCGCGGACCTGGCGCGGCACCAGGTCGTGGTGTACCAGCACCTGGACCGGCCGCACCCGCACGTGCACGTGTACATCAACCGGGTGCCGCTGGACGGCGGGCCGGTGCTGCGCACGAGCCACAACTACGCCCGCAACGTGCGGGTGACGGCGGAGATCCGCGCCGAGCTGGGCATGCAGAGCCTGCCCCGGCAGCGGCAGGGAAAAAAGCTAGCGCTGGACCAGGGGCCGCGGCCCGTCGTACAGGTGCGGGCCGCGCTGGCGGCCGCGCTCGGGGAAGGGGGCGTGCGCAGCGTGGCGGAGCTCGGCGCGTTTCTGCGCGCGCGCGGCGTGGCAGTAACGTTTAAGCGTGACGCCGGGGGCCTGCTCGTGGGCGCGAGCTTTCGCCTGGGGGACGTGGCCCTGACCGGCACGCAGGTGGGCTGCAAGGCCCGCACCCTGCGGGAGCTGCTCGAGCCCGAAACCCGGCGGGCGGAAGCGCGCCGGGTAGGGGAGGGGTTGGCGGCGGAGCGGGTAAGCGGGAGTGCGGGGCCGGCGCCGGAGCGCGCGGCCCCGATGCGCGCCGGGCAGGACACGGAGCGGGGGGCGCTGGGCGCTTTGCTGGAGGCCTTGGAGGGAGGCAGCGCGTGGGAAGTGGAAAACCAAATGCCGGATCGCCGTAAACGGAAGCGGCGGCGCCCGTTGCGGTAG
- a CDS encoding DUF3408 domain-containing protein, whose protein sequence is MATKTSPAKNSKPLDEEPLGPSKRTKATTINFFRAPAAPATPQPAAETVAAPKAAVAEPVVVEPAAPVIAPVEAPPVAAVETPALAPVAEQHAEPTTAELPAAAVDAPVVEPAIAVADEERVLTETAAASSGVGEGPALEYAHFLEKRDKDQRTHAYISRELYENLVYIANTLGDNKFVSTTTLLNNIVEHHLQQFGPQIRKLIKEKEAQAKKKRRF, encoded by the coding sequence ATGGCCACCAAGACTTCCCCCGCCAAGAACAGCAAACCCCTGGACGAGGAGCCGCTGGGCCCCTCCAAGCGCACCAAAGCCACCACCATTAACTTCTTCCGCGCGCCCGCGGCCCCGGCCACTCCGCAGCCGGCCGCGGAAACGGTAGCCGCGCCCAAGGCCGCAGTTGCCGAGCCCGTGGTGGTTGAACCGGCCGCTCCCGTGATTGCGCCCGTGGAGGCGCCGCCCGTAGCGGCGGTAGAAACCCCGGCGTTGGCACCGGTAGCCGAGCAGCACGCGGAACCAACCACCGCGGAGTTGCCTGCTGCGGCCGTTGACGCACCCGTGGTTGAGCCAGCCATTGCAGTGGCTGACGAAGAGCGGGTCTTGACAGAAACAGCTGCCGCCAGCAGCGGGGTAGGGGAGGGGCCCGCCCTTGAGTATGCCCATTTCCTGGAAAAGCGGGACAAGGACCAGCGCACCCACGCCTACATCAGCCGGGAGCTGTACGAGAACCTGGTGTACATCGCCAACACGCTCGGCGACAACAAATTTGTCTCCACCACGACCTTGCTCAACAACATCGTTGAGCACCACCTGCAGCAGTTCGGTCCGCAAATCCGGAAGCTGATAAAGGAAAAGGAAGCCCAGGCGAAGAAGAAGCGCCGGTTCTAG
- a CDS encoding helix-turn-helix domain-containing protein: MSHKVCSKAVGQRLAQLREELAATSGERWPQSRVAEVVGLDKNQVTRLELGKGTIDAFVALLLFYQGRGYNLNWIVVPDNSAVSKRLPGPNAGGADVAGSLALLLRLQADLDQAVGKLRQ; encoded by the coding sequence ATGAGCCACAAAGTTTGCAGCAAGGCCGTGGGCCAGCGCCTGGCCCAGCTGCGGGAGGAGCTGGCCGCCACTTCCGGGGAACGCTGGCCGCAGAGCCGGGTGGCGGAAGTGGTGGGCCTGGACAAAAACCAGGTGACCCGGCTGGAGCTGGGCAAGGGCACGATTGACGCCTTCGTGGCGCTGCTGCTCTTCTACCAGGGCCGGGGCTACAACCTGAACTGGATTGTGGTGCCGGACAACTCCGCCGTCAGCAAGCGCCTGCCCGGGCCGAACGCCGGGGGCGCGGACGTGGCCGGCTCCCTGGCCCTGCTGCTGCGGCTGCAGGCCGACCTGGACCAGGCGGTGGGAAAACTCCGCCAATAA